The nucleotide sequence CGGACTGGTGGGCCCAGCTAATCTGCCACCGGCCATTGTTGCCAAGCTCAATACCGAACTCAATAAAGTATTGGCGCTACCAGACTTCTCAGAAAAAATGACGAGTGAGGCGATGACTTTAATGCCCATGACGCCCCCTCAATTTACCAATTACATCAAAGAAGATATTGCACGCTGGGCTAAGGTTGCCAAAGACCGCAATATTGAAATCGATTGATTTTTCAACCTTCCCTTCTTTAAAAAATATTCATACTTATTCATAGGAAATTGATATGTCTCACGCTATTGCTGCAGCAGCCGATCTCAATGCACCACCAGTCACCAAAATTTTGGCAGAGTTTGTTAATACTCACCCAAGCCAAGGATGGACTCCAGAGGTTGAGCACGAAGCGCATCGTACATTCTTAAACTGGCTTGGTTGTGCGATTGGCGCAGCCAATCATGAGAGCGTTGAATCGTCTTTAGCCGCTATTCGTGAATTTCAGCCAGCCCCACAAGCCAGCATTCTCGGTCGCAAAGATAAAGTAGATATGGGTGGAGCGGCTTTGATTAATGGTATTAGCTCACATACTTTTGACTTTGACGATACCCACCTCAAAACCGTGATTCATCCAGCTGGCCCAGTGGCTTCTGCAATCCTAGCCTTAGGCGAACACATTGGTGCCAATGGTCGCCAAATGATTGACTCTCTTGTTCTAGGCATTGATGTTGCCTGTCGAGTCGGTAATGCAATGTATCCAGATCACTACCATCGTGGCTGGCATATCACTGGCTCCACAGGGATGTTGGGTTCTGCTGCTGCATGTTCACGCTTAATGAGTCTTGATCTGCAAAAAACAACTATGGCTCTGGGTATTGCTGCCTCACAACCGGTTGGTATGCGCGAGCAATTTGGCACGATGACCAAACCCTTTCATCCGGGTGGCGCTGCACGTGCAGGTCAACTTTCTGCGTTGTTGGCAAAACATGGTTTTACTGCAAGCTCTAAAGCGCTTGAAGCGGGTCGTGGCTATATGCAAACCGTTTCTACTAAGTGTGACTGGTCAGAAATTGATCGTGCCCTTGGAAAATCTTTTGAGATTTCCCTAAATACCTATAAACCTTTTGCTTGCGGAATTGTGATTCACCCAGCCATTGATGCTTGCGCCCAATTACGCGCCCAAGGTGTCAAGGCAGAAGAGGTTGAACGCATTGAGTTGCGTGTTCACCCACTGGTACTGGAATTAACTGGCAAGAAAACACCTAAGGATGGACTGGAAGGCAAGTTCAGTGTGTATCACGGCTGTGCTGTAGGCTTGATGTTTGGTCAAGCAGGTGAAGGTGAATATGCAGATGACATCGTTAACCGTCCTGACGTTGTAGCTTTGCGCGCTAAGGTGAATGCGACTACCGATACTTCTATTAGTGAAGCATCTGTGGACGTTAAAGCCTTCCTTAAGGATGGCAAAGAAGTGCATATTTTCGTAAAGAATGCGATTGGTTCAGTAGAAAACCCAATGAGCGATGCAAACTTGGAGCAAAAATTTACAAGCTTGGCCGAGCCAGTGATTGGAAATGAGAAAACCCGTCAACTGATTTCCGCACTCTGGAAGTTAGGACAAGCGCCAGACCTCAAGCAAATCTTAAGCCTTTGCACTCCAGACTAATTTCAACTGAAAGTTTTTTATCCATGGCTTCATTACCGAACATCGTTATTCTTGGGGATTATGAGCGCGCTCTACGTCGCTTCTCTAACTGGGATAAGTTAGATCAACAAGCTAAGCTCACCATCTACCATGAGCCTTTGCGTGATGAAGCCTTATATGAAGCAGTAAAAGATGCCGACGCAATTGCTATCGTAAGAGATCGCTCGCCCTTCAATGAGGCGATGATCGCGCGCTTACCAAAGCTCAAGTTTTTAATGTTTACTGGCGAACGCAATGGCACTCTTGAGGCGCCGGCCTTGGTTTCAAGAAACATTCCCATGGCTTGCACACCCGGTGGACCCTCCAAAGAAACTACCGCTGAGCTTACTTGGGCTTTGATTCTGGGTGCATCTAAGCGTCTGGTTGAAGAAAATAAACTGATTGCCTCTGGTGGCTGGCGCGATGCATTCTCTCTCCTGCCAATGCTTTCTGGCGAACGCTTAGGCATCATGGGTTTAGGCGCTATTGGCAGTCGTGTGGCGCGCGTTGGCGCCGCCTTTGGTATGGAGGTTGTAGCCTGGAGCCCGCGCATGACCCCAGAACGTGCAGCCGCTGAAAATGCAAAAGCCGTTAGCTTGGATGAGTTACTCAAAACCTCCAAAGTGGTATCCATGCATTTAGTAGCAGGTCCCGGAACTAAAGGATTGATTAGCGCCGATCAATTAGCACTCATGCGCGTAGATTCGATTCTGATCAATACCTCACGTGCTGCGCTCATTAATATGCCCGACCTCCAAAAGGCACTTTCCGTGGGTAGACCAGGACAAGCAGCAGTGGATGTATTTGATGTTGAACCCCTTCCTGAAAAAGATGCACTACGCAATACTCCCAATCTTTTGGTGACGCCTCATTTAGGCTTTATTGCTAAACCAATTTTTGAGGCTTTCTCAAAAGGCATTACAGAAACTCTCGAAGCATGGTTAGAAAACAAGCCTGTACCGCACCCCTTTAAGCCTCAATAATTTATTTATAAAAAGCGACCTCGATGAGTAGCCTAACGCCGTCACAGCTATTTATTAGTTTTAGCAAAATTGGTATGTCAGGCTTTGGTGGTGTGCTCCCTTGGGCTAGACGAACCCTAGTGGAGCGGGACAAAATTCTGACTTCCGAGGAATTTAGTGCCATCCTTGGTATTTGCCAGATCGTTCCAGGCCCCAATATTGTTAACCTCGCTGTTTGCGTTGGCTCTCGATTTGCGGGAGCAAGAGGGGCAGCAGCTGCAGTTCTTGGTCTGACCCTCGGACCAATTGCCATTGTGCTGTTACTCGCCATACTCTATCAACACTACAGCTATTTGGATACAGTAAAAGGACTATTGCGGGGCATCTCTGCAGTAGGCGTAGGTCTCATCGCTTCAACTGGTTTCAAGATGCTACGCGATGAGTTTCGCTTTCCTCTGATGCTGCTAGTAGTGGTCATCACCATCTGTGCAGTTACCTACTTTCATGTCGGTCTGGGTTGGGTTGTGCTTGCTGTTTTACCGCTGGCACTGTTCTTGGCACGTAAGAAAGCGCTTAGTTCATGAGTATGCTTTTTAGTGTCTTTCTGAAACTATCCGCCTTCTCGCTTGTTGCGTTTGGCGGCGTGAATGCATTGCTACCAGAGTTGTTGAACTTAGCTGTCTATCAAGAGCATTGGATTGATCTGCAAACTTTTTCAGATTACTTTGCTATAGCGCAAGCAGCACCAGGCCCTAACTTTATGACTGTCACGCTATTAGGCTGGCATATTTATGGTGTACTGGGTGCATTTATTGCCACACTGGCAATTGCATGGCCCTCATCCATCCTGATTTATTTTTTGCAACGCTTTATTATGGGTATTCAAGATCCCATCAAGAAGAAATCTATTCAATACGCAGCGGCAGCACTAGCTATTGGGCTGGTTCTTTCTTCTGCATGGCAAATTGCTATTCAAATTAACCATAGCGCGGCAGCCTACGCCTTGACTCTTGCGACTATCGGCTTTACATTATTCACACGCTGGCACCCACTTTATCTCATTGCAATTGGCGGCGCTTTAGGAATTCTGGGTTTTATTTAAATCACTTTTCTTAGGATAAATATGCGACTCATTCAGAACTTTTCAGTCTGTTTAATAAGTCTAATTACCTTATTTTCTGCCGCTGCTTTTGCGCAAAATAACTACCCCAGCAAACCCATTAATTTCATTGTTCCTTATGGTGCCGGTGGTGGCGCAGACTCACGCAGTCGTCAGATTGCCCAAAAAATGAGTGTCATTCTCAAGCAACCCATCATCGTTGATAACAAACCGGGGGCTGGCGGCAACATTGGTACAGAATTCATTTCTAGAGCCGCTCCAGATGGCTACACCATTGGGATGGGCAACTTCGCGCCCATGGCTGTTAATAAAACGCTCTTTGGCAACTTGCGTTACGACCCAGAAGCAGATCTTACGCCTATCATTTTGATTGAAAAAGGGCCTCTGGTGCTGGTGGTCAATCCAAGCTCACCATATAAAACAGTACAAGAAATTGTTGCGGCCGCTAAAGCTAAGCCGGGTACTCTCACTTTCTCATCGGGCGGCATTGGAGGTAGCCATCAATTATCCGGTGAGCTCTTTAAACAAAGCGCTAGCATCGATATGATTCACGTACCGTATAAGAGTGGATCTGCTGGTTTAACCGATCTAATGGCCGGAAACGTCACCATGATGTTTGATCAAATGTATTCAGCGATGCCAAGCATCAAAGCCGATAAGTTACGCCCCATTGCTATTACTAGCAAGAAGCGCTCCCCTCTTCTACCGAACATACCTACTTTTGCTGAAGCTGGCTATCCCAAGGTTGAGGTTCTCAATTGGCAAGGCTTGATTGCGCCTAAGGGGACGCCAAAGGCTATCATCGATAAATTAAATGCCGCTGCAAATGAAGCGCTTAGAGATCCACAACTACGCGAACTCATACTCTCTCAAGGGAATGAGATTGGCGGAGGGAGTCCAGCTGAATTTGCCAGCCTGATTAAAGCTGAAAGTGCCAAATGGAGTGCTGTTGTAAAAACAGCTAATATCAAGCCGGAGTAAGGAATTCAATTTTGAATGGCATTGGGGGCTTAGTGCCCCCAATTTTATTTAAAAGCCTGGTAGGTCAAGATCCCCAAAAAGGTGAGCGCAAGTGAGCCAACTAGATTAAGTAGGGCTGTGCCCAAAGCCCAGGTAAATTCCCCGCGCTGCATAAAGCCAACCACCTCAGCAGAAAAGCTTGAGAAGGTAGTCAAACCTCCTAAGAAACCAGTGACCACTAAAAGCTTCCACTCTGGAGAAAGGCTTGGATTGTTACCGAAGAAGGCAACTGCAATCCCAATTAAGTATCCGCCAACCATATTCGATATAAAAGTACCCAATGGCAGCGCAGAAGCCATCCCTACGGTGGCGTAATTAAAGCCAGCTCTTAATAAAGCGCCGAAGCCCGCTCCAAAAAAGATTGCAAAGATAGGAAGCCACATAATCTGCTCTTGTTATTGAATTGAAAAACCCAGCATGCTAATTGAACTCATCTCAATTCCATTTGTATAGATTTTGGCCTGCTCTCCCGCTTCCTGCAAGGCCAGGGTATACAAGGCTGGCCAATAATGTTCTGCGGTCGGAATAGATAGGTGTGCTGCATCACCAAAATGCTCCCAGTCAATCAATGCCTCATGATGATTGGCGCGCATTTCTGAAGCAAAAAAATCATTGAATTCTTTTGCCCATGGGTAAGGCTCAGCACCCTCTTGCCAATGAATGGTGCGCAAGTTGTGCACCACATTACCACTAGATAAAATCAAAATATTTTCATCGCGCAGGGGGCGTAATTCCTTAGCAAGCTCATAGTGCTCACGTGCTGACATCGCACCATCGAGACTCAACTGCACTATAGGCACATCTGCATTGGGGTACATGTATTTCAGAACCGACCAAGCGCCATGATCAATACCCCATTCATTCTCTTCAAGTACGACAGGGACGCTCAATAATTCTTGCACACGATCAGCTAATGCAGGGCTACCTGGAGCTGGATATTGAACATCAAACAGTGCTTGCGGAAAGCCACCGAAATCATGAATTGTTTTTGGCTTAGCCATTGCAGTAACCCAAACTCCTCGGGTTACCCAATGCGCTGAAATCACCAATATCGCGTCAGGACGCTTTAATGATTTTCCAAGAGCTGACCATGCCGCTGTATAGAAGTTGGGCTCTATGGCATACATCGGACTGCCATGGCCAGCAAATATTGCAGGTTGGCGATGGCTAGTCATTAATACTGATTAACCGAATACGTAACCTGTATGAGCCGCAACCAAGGCAAACAAAATAGCCAAGCTAGTAGCAGCGGCCAACATCACGACCAATGTAATGATCTTTTTGTTGATCTCTTCTTTAGATTCGTTATGCCATTCGTTCATGCTAAATCCTCTATAAACTCATTAATGAATAGGGTAATTATCCACTATCGACCGCGACCAGCCTTGCGCATCATGCCTTTTCCCCCACCAAAGCCTGCCTGAGGCCTTCCAGCTGGGCCAGAGGGTCCTTTGGGTACGGGTGGACGTGCTGGCGGCTTCGCCGCTAGCGCTTTTGCTGGGGTTTTTGAATCGGGTTTCTTTTCGTCAGTCACTTTGAGCTCCTATGGATATCATATTGCCATGATTACTGACTATTCTATCCAAGCTGTCGCAATTAATGCGATTCCCCTAATTTTTGCCATCACTATCCATGAGGCAGCCCATGGCTACGCAGCCCGCAGGTTCGGCGACAACACCGCCTACATGCTGGGACGGGTGAGCCTCAATCCCGCTAAACACATAGACCCTGTGGGTACCATATTGATTCCACTCGTCTTAATTCTGACGGGGTCTCCTTTTTTGGTGGGGTATGCCAAGCCGGTACCGGTCAATTTTGGGCGACTCAGAAACCCCAGAATTGACTCGATTTGGGTTGCCTTAGCGGGACCGGGATCGAATTTCATACAGGCAATCATTTGGGCGGTCTTTTGGGTCCTGGTTCAGGGCTTTGGAATTGATGAGCCCTTCCTGACTTCAATGGCAAAAGCAGGTGTAATGTGGAATATCGGTTTACTAGTATTTAATCTGTTTCCACTACCACCCCTGGATGGTGGAAGAATTTTGGCTGGCCTTTTGCCAGCACGCCAATCCATCGCCCTGGGCAGATTAGAGCCATGGGGATTCTTTATTGTGCTCGGTCTAGTCTTTACTGGAATTATTGGCACCCTGTGGATGGAGCCCCTCAGCAGCTTTTTCCTGGGCATCATTAATCTCCTAATGACTCCCCTCAGAATGATTTTTTAAGTGGGCAAAAACTACTATTCTGGGATATGCTAAAAATAAGCAGTCCAATTGATCAAGGGAGAGCAAACATGAAACTACAGAAATTTGTTTTAGCAGGTACTGCAACTGCTTTAGCGATTAGCGCAGGCGCTGCATTTGCTCAATTTCAAAATGCAGATAAAGCAATTGAATATCGTCAAAGCATCATGACAGTCATTGGAACTCATTTCGGAAGAATTGGTGCTGTTGTTAAAGGTGCGGCACCCTATAACAAAGACGATGTGAGCAAAAATGCGGAGATCGTAGCAATGATGTCTACATTGCCTTGGCAAGCTTTTGGTCCTGGCACTGAAGGCGGCAAAGCAAAACCTGAGGTGTGGTCAGACAATGCGAAGTTCAAAGCTGCTGCAGAAAAAATGCAATTGGCTGTTGTTGATCTCAATAAAGCCGCTCAGTCAGGCGACTTAGAAAGTATTAAAAAATCTTTTGGTGCAGTAGGAGCAACCTGCAAAGGCTGCCATGATGACTTCAAAAAGAAATAAGTAATTTTTTTGATCGTTATTTCGTAATCAAATAACCCACTACTACCGCGATCACACTTAAAACCAATAAAGCGAAACCGCGCTGTAGCATTCCATCCTTGGAGGCCCGACTCAAGTCAGTAGGCAAGTACTTAGCCTCTTCACTTGAGTCGATTTCTTTGTCGCCACTAATCATTGGCTTAATCAGATTTTCACCTTTAAATTTTTTGTAATACCAAATCGCTGCAATATGAATTGCAATCAGGGTATAAATCACCACTTGATTACCTTCGTGAATCTCCGATAAAAATGAAGAAATCGAACCAGACACATACTTTGCTAGTGGCCCTTGAAAGGAGACCTCATCATCAACAAATAAGCCAGTCAGCACTTGAACGCATAAAACAAAAATCAGTGCAAATACAGAAATTGCACCAATGGGGTTGTGTCCAAGAACGCGGGGCGAACTTCCACTTAAGTAATCAAAAATCGCTTTTTTAGTCGGCAAGAAAGAGGCGAAGCGCGCATGGGTAGACCCAACAAAACCCCAGACAATCCTGAAGATCAACAAGGTCAAAATGCTGTAACCGAAATAAGCATGCCATTGAATGAATTCATCACCTAGATTGATTGTCACAAAGCTACCGACTATACAAACCACCAGCAACCAATGAAATAAGCGGATTGGTAGATCCCAGACTCGAATAATTTTCTTCATCCTTTAAGAATAATCCTCTTCTCCTCTAAAATAGAGGGAATTCATGAATCCCGGCAAAGCCTTTAGAACCCTACTGCTGTACCGCGTTGGCGCAACCCTAAGCTACCAAATTACAATGGTAGCGGTAGGTTGGCATCTTTACGAAATCACCAATAGCGTAGTTTCACTCGGGCTGATTGGTCTTGCAGAGCTTGTTCCCTACTTTGCGCTGGCTCTATATTCAGGTCATGCGGTTGA is from Polynucleobacter sp. MWH-S4W17 and encodes:
- a CDS encoding MmgE/PrpD family protein yields the protein MSHAIAAAADLNAPPVTKILAEFVNTHPSQGWTPEVEHEAHRTFLNWLGCAIGAANHESVESSLAAIREFQPAPQASILGRKDKVDMGGAALINGISSHTFDFDDTHLKTVIHPAGPVASAILALGEHIGANGRQMIDSLVLGIDVACRVGNAMYPDHYHRGWHITGSTGMLGSAAACSRLMSLDLQKTTMALGIAASQPVGMREQFGTMTKPFHPGGAARAGQLSALLAKHGFTASSKALEAGRGYMQTVSTKCDWSEIDRALGKSFEISLNTYKPFACGIVIHPAIDACAQLRAQGVKAEEVERIELRVHPLVLELTGKKTPKDGLEGKFSVYHGCAVGLMFGQAGEGEYADDIVNRPDVVALRAKVNATTDTSISEASVDVKAFLKDGKEVHIFVKNAIGSVENPMSDANLEQKFTSLAEPVIGNEKTRQLISALWKLGQAPDLKQILSLCTPD
- a CDS encoding D-2-hydroxyacid dehydrogenase family protein, whose amino-acid sequence is MASLPNIVILGDYERALRRFSNWDKLDQQAKLTIYHEPLRDEALYEAVKDADAIAIVRDRSPFNEAMIARLPKLKFLMFTGERNGTLEAPALVSRNIPMACTPGGPSKETTAELTWALILGASKRLVEENKLIASGGWRDAFSLLPMLSGERLGIMGLGAIGSRVARVGAAFGMEVVAWSPRMTPERAAAENAKAVSLDELLKTSKVVSMHLVAGPGTKGLISADQLALMRVDSILINTSRAALINMPDLQKALSVGRPGQAAVDVFDVEPLPEKDALRNTPNLLVTPHLGFIAKPIFEAFSKGITETLEAWLENKPVPHPFKPQ
- a CDS encoding chromate transporter; protein product: MSSLTPSQLFISFSKIGMSGFGGVLPWARRTLVERDKILTSEEFSAILGICQIVPGPNIVNLAVCVGSRFAGARGAAAAVLGLTLGPIAIVLLLAILYQHYSYLDTVKGLLRGISAVGVGLIASTGFKMLRDEFRFPLMLLVVVITICAVTYFHVGLGWVVLAVLPLALFLARKKALSS
- a CDS encoding chromate transporter; amino-acid sequence: MSMLFSVFLKLSAFSLVAFGGVNALLPELLNLAVYQEHWIDLQTFSDYFAIAQAAPGPNFMTVTLLGWHIYGVLGAFIATLAIAWPSSILIYFLQRFIMGIQDPIKKKSIQYAAAALAIGLVLSSAWQIAIQINHSAAAYALTLATIGFTLFTRWHPLYLIAIGGALGILGFI
- a CDS encoding tripartite tricarboxylate transporter substrate binding protein — protein: MRLIQNFSVCLISLITLFSAAAFAQNNYPSKPINFIVPYGAGGGADSRSRQIAQKMSVILKQPIIVDNKPGAGGNIGTEFISRAAPDGYTIGMGNFAPMAVNKTLFGNLRYDPEADLTPIILIEKGPLVLVVNPSSPYKTVQEIVAAAKAKPGTLTFSSGGIGGSHQLSGELFKQSASIDMIHVPYKSGSAGLTDLMAGNVTMMFDQMYSAMPSIKADKLRPIAITSKKRSPLLPNIPTFAEAGYPKVEVLNWQGLIAPKGTPKAIIDKLNAAANEALRDPQLRELILSQGNEIGGGSPAEFASLIKAESAKWSAVVKTANIKPE
- the crcB gene encoding fluoride efflux transporter CrcB, whose amino-acid sequence is MWLPIFAIFFGAGFGALLRAGFNYATVGMASALPLGTFISNMVGGYLIGIAVAFFGNNPSLSPEWKLLVVTGFLGGLTTFSSFSAEVVGFMQRGEFTWALGTALLNLVGSLALTFLGILTYQAFK
- the ygiD gene encoding 4,5-DOPA dioxygenase extradiol — translated: MTSHRQPAIFAGHGSPMYAIEPNFYTAAWSALGKSLKRPDAILVISAHWVTRGVWVTAMAKPKTIHDFGGFPQALFDVQYPAPGSPALADRVQELLSVPVVLEENEWGIDHGAWSVLKYMYPNADVPIVQLSLDGAMSAREHYELAKELRPLRDENILILSSGNVVHNLRTIHWQEGAEPYPWAKEFNDFFASEMRANHHEALIDWEHFGDAAHLSIPTAEHYWPALYTLALQEAGEQAKIYTNGIEMSSISMLGFSIQ
- a CDS encoding site-2 protease family protein, coding for MITDYSIQAVAINAIPLIFAITIHEAAHGYAARRFGDNTAYMLGRVSLNPAKHIDPVGTILIPLVLILTGSPFLVGYAKPVPVNFGRLRNPRIDSIWVALAGPGSNFIQAIIWAVFWVLVQGFGIDEPFLTSMAKAGVMWNIGLLVFNLFPLPPLDGGRILAGLLPARQSIALGRLEPWGFFIVLGLVFTGIIGTLWMEPLSSFFLGIINLLMTPLRMIF
- a CDS encoding cytochrome c is translated as MKLQKFVLAGTATALAISAGAAFAQFQNADKAIEYRQSIMTVIGTHFGRIGAVVKGAAPYNKDDVSKNAEIVAMMSTLPWQAFGPGTEGGKAKPEVWSDNAKFKAAAEKMQLAVVDLNKAAQSGDLESIKKSFGAVGATCKGCHDDFKKK
- a CDS encoding cytochrome b/b6 domain-containing protein, whose translation is MKKIIRVWDLPIRLFHWLLVVCIVGSFVTINLGDEFIQWHAYFGYSILTLLIFRIVWGFVGSTHARFASFLPTKKAIFDYLSGSSPRVLGHNPIGAISVFALIFVLCVQVLTGLFVDDEVSFQGPLAKYVSGSISSFLSEIHEGNQVVIYTLIAIHIAAIWYYKKFKGENLIKPMISGDKEIDSSEEAKYLPTDLSRASKDGMLQRGFALLVLSVIAVVVGYLITK